One window from the genome of Vibrio sp. VB16 encodes:
- a CDS encoding helix-turn-helix domain-containing protein, whose product MIMNDNQHTRQDVRLLETADIDQLANFQANKNRSYIQLHAGELNAQYVEFNFGDVQIFREQLNVGSRIQAAPASRFLPFAVINSHDTDGTYCGKTRPKNSFIQATGGVWDINFSNHIDYICTAFNRESLIKNIRQLTEKDIPKNWLSSKAAVSDPFALKRYTLGSKKIMHMVRHNPRLLNYPSVSRVLNEAILQLTLDVLAPTNQIEETLRPQPQRIKGVHKVIEYLNYHAHQMPTLSELCVVAQLSERSLQYGFKEYLGMTPNRYLRIVRLNKVHSDLIGASATKSKVVDFALKWGFLELGRFAGEYQTFFNELPSETLRKQI is encoded by the coding sequence ATGATTATGAATGATAACCAACACACTCGCCAAGACGTTCGATTATTAGAAACCGCAGACATTGACCAGTTAGCGAACTTTCAAGCAAATAAAAATCGATCCTACATTCAGCTTCATGCTGGAGAGTTGAATGCTCAGTATGTTGAGTTCAATTTTGGTGATGTTCAGATATTTAGAGAACAACTCAATGTTGGGTCTAGAATTCAGGCCGCTCCTGCAAGTCGTTTTCTTCCTTTTGCTGTTATCAACTCCCATGACACAGACGGAACCTATTGTGGAAAAACCCGGCCGAAAAATTCGTTTATACAGGCGACAGGTGGTGTATGGGATATCAATTTTTCTAACCATATTGATTACATTTGCACCGCGTTCAATCGTGAAAGCTTAATCAAAAATATCCGTCAATTAACCGAAAAGGATATCCCTAAAAACTGGTTATCAAGTAAAGCGGCCGTTTCAGACCCGTTTGCACTCAAGCGATACACATTGGGTTCAAAAAAAATCATGCATATGGTCCGACACAATCCCCGCTTACTTAACTACCCGTCTGTTAGTCGCGTGCTCAATGAAGCGATATTGCAGCTTACACTAGATGTTTTAGCACCAACCAACCAAATTGAGGAAACACTCAGACCGCAACCCCAACGTATTAAGGGAGTACATAAGGTTATTGAGTACCTGAACTACCATGCCCATCAAATGCCCACATTATCTGAACTGTGTGTTGTGGCACAGCTCAGTGAGCGTAGCCTACAATACGGTTTCAAGGAGTATTTAGGCATGACGCCAAACCGCTACTTACGAATAGTTCGTCTCAACAAGGTCCATAGCGATCTTATTGGTGCTAGCGCGACTAAAAGTAAAGTTGTTGATTTTGCACTAAAATGGGGGTTCTTAGAATTAGGCCGCTTTGCTGGCGAGTATCAAACCTTCTTTAACGAACTACCATCAGAAACCCTTCGAAAACAGATTTAG
- a CDS encoding nitrogenase-stabilizing/protective protein NifW — MKLTDIQQTISSFTSIEQALTYFEIDFDRRFIEEYGTQVIKRFNGYLLLEKPEDWFAARRVLRNAYCKVQRGRLDPSSRSACRGCTSCLRR, encoded by the coding sequence ATGAAGCTGACCGATATTCAACAAACCATCTCGAGTTTTACCTCGATAGAGCAAGCGTTAACCTATTTTGAGATCGACTTTGATCGGCGATTTATAGAGGAATATGGTACGCAAGTGATTAAGCGCTTTAATGGCTATTTGCTCCTAGAAAAACCAGAGGACTGGTTTGCAGCACGTCGCGTACTAAGAAACGCTTACTGTAAGGTGCAGCGAGGCCGATTAGACCCGAGTTCTCGTTCTGCATGTCGAGGATGTACTTCCTGTCTGCGCCGCTAA
- a CDS encoding TRAP transporter small permease, which yields MRFITNIEEILASIAISITVLMVIINVFLRYGFGFVVPWSEELSVICFIWAVYFGISSCYKHKLHMGVDVIMTLLPDSAKRPFRLVIACFLLILNVILAYLSFDYTMLSTKVTPVMGMSYFTINGVLIVCFSLMAFHTLKFIKDDLKSSDENSSTHTH from the coding sequence ATGCGTTTTATAACTAACATTGAAGAAATCTTAGCTTCAATTGCCATTTCTATTACGGTTTTAATGGTCATCATTAACGTGTTCTTACGTTACGGCTTCGGTTTTGTTGTGCCCTGGAGCGAAGAGCTATCTGTTATCTGTTTTATCTGGGCCGTCTATTTTGGCATCAGTTCTTGTTACAAACATAAATTACACATGGGTGTCGATGTCATAATGACCTTGTTGCCCGACAGCGCGAAACGACCGTTTCGCCTAGTAATAGCCTGTTTCTTATTAATACTGAATGTAATCTTGGCTTATTTAAGTTTTGATTACACCATGCTGTCGACCAAAGTGACACCTGTGATGGGAATGTCTTATTTCACCATTAATGGTGTACTTATTGTCTGCTTTTCTCTAATGGCATTTCATACCCTGAAATTTATCAAAGACGATTTGAAAAGTTCAGATGAAAATTCGTCGACACATACACACTAG
- a CDS encoding DUF2878 domain-containing protein codes for MKLFWIINLFLFQASWLCAAFFTEYANQIMPLLLILHFALSPTRIKDLRLLMLVPIGLIADKIQLELGVFDAGDSFFPIWLLLLWVMFIISLNHSLRWLDNRSVPTLMLVGAIGGASSYWGGIKAGVLVSLLPTSSVVLSLILVWALLLPVFIILKRYVNQPAKAHVLR; via the coding sequence ATGAAATTGTTTTGGATTATTAACCTTTTTCTATTTCAAGCCAGTTGGCTATGTGCGGCATTTTTTACCGAATACGCTAATCAGATAATGCCATTATTACTTATCCTTCATTTTGCATTGTCACCAACGCGAATCAAAGATCTTAGATTGCTAATGTTGGTTCCTATCGGGTTGATTGCCGACAAAATTCAGTTAGAACTCGGTGTATTTGATGCGGGTGATAGCTTTTTCCCGATCTGGTTATTGTTGCTATGGGTCATGTTCATTATTAGCTTGAATCATAGTCTACGTTGGCTAGATAACCGTTCGGTTCCAACGCTTATGCTGGTAGGTGCAATTGGCGGTGCGAGTAGTTACTGGGGAGGCATAAAGGCGGGGGTTTTGGTTTCTTTGTTGCCAACGAGCAGTGTCGTTCTTTCGTTAATACTGGTTTGGGCGCTTCTTTTACCTGTGTTTATCATTCTTAAACGCTATGTAAATCAACCTGCCAAGGCACATGTTTTGAGGTGA
- a CDS encoding alkyl/aryl-sulfatase: protein MIKNVVTLIAIAVSANAMAIDSKPATQSTIEANNNVLNALPFGDKKDFDDAQRGLITTQDVVTIKNEKGDVVWDLESYKKYISLDKESPASVNPSLWRNAQLNMINGLFKVTDGIYQVRGYDLSNVTFIEGKTGWIVFDPLISQEVAKAALDFVNQELGERPVKAVIYSHSHLDHFGGVRGLVDEKDVISGKVEIIASQGFTEHAVSENVIAGNAMGRRAIYMYGALLPRNEFGGVNGGLGQTTSTGVATLIGPTDFIEKTGDERTVDGVKMVFQYTPGTEAPTEMNTWFPEKKALWMAENTTNTMHNILTLRGAQVRDALKWSSYLNETIELWGNEVEVKFQSHHWPLWGQKDINSYFKKQRDIYKYTHDQSVRLMNQGYTGEEISEIIQLPKSLEDNWATRGYYGTLRHNSRAVYQRYMGWYTGNPSDLNNLPPTNAAIKYVEYMGGEKAILDKAREDFAKGNYRWVAEVLKHVVFANPNTKGKELLADTYEQLGYQSESGPWRSVYLQGAYELRNGTPETGGLTTASPDIIRNMPPEMLFDYLSVRILPEKAEGMNFSINIDFTDLDEQYTLSIENSVLNYSKILIDDPSVSLKISKAVLDDVQIGSITLEKAIADGDLVIDGDASKFKDFIGMLDQFKFWFNIVTP from the coding sequence ATGATAAAAAATGTCGTTACACTCATTGCAATAGCGGTTTCTGCTAATGCAATGGCGATTGATTCAAAGCCAGCAACTCAATCGACGATAGAGGCGAATAACAACGTTCTCAATGCTCTCCCCTTTGGCGACAAAAAGGACTTTGACGACGCTCAACGCGGTTTGATTACGACACAAGACGTTGTCACCATTAAGAATGAAAAGGGCGACGTTGTATGGGATTTAGAATCTTATAAAAAGTATATTTCATTAGATAAGGAATCCCCTGCCAGCGTCAACCCTAGCCTTTGGCGCAACGCGCAATTAAATATGATCAATGGGCTGTTTAAGGTTACCGACGGCATTTATCAAGTACGTGGTTACGACTTATCTAACGTTACCTTTATCGAAGGTAAAACGGGTTGGATCGTTTTTGATCCGCTTATATCTCAAGAAGTAGCAAAAGCTGCATTGGATTTCGTTAATCAAGAATTGGGTGAACGCCCAGTTAAGGCCGTTATCTACAGCCATAGTCATCTTGATCATTTTGGTGGCGTTCGTGGCTTAGTCGATGAAAAGGATGTTATTTCGGGCAAGGTCGAAATTATTGCTTCGCAAGGATTTACAGAACACGCCGTATCAGAAAACGTTATCGCCGGTAACGCCATGGGCCGTCGTGCTATTTATATGTACGGTGCATTACTGCCACGTAATGAATTTGGTGGCGTTAATGGTGGGCTTGGACAAACAACGTCCACGGGTGTCGCTACGTTAATTGGACCAACCGACTTTATTGAAAAAACAGGTGACGAGCGCACGGTAGATGGCGTTAAAATGGTATTCCAATATACGCCAGGAACCGAAGCCCCTACAGAAATGAACACTTGGTTTCCAGAGAAAAAAGCCCTTTGGATGGCAGAAAATACCACCAATACAATGCATAACATCTTAACACTTCGCGGTGCTCAAGTGAGAGATGCACTAAAATGGTCTAGTTACTTAAATGAAACCATTGAGTTATGGGGTAACGAAGTAGAGGTTAAGTTTCAAAGCCACCACTGGCCACTTTGGGGCCAGAAAGATATCAATAGTTATTTTAAGAAACAACGTGATATCTACAAATACACCCACGACCAGTCTGTTCGATTGATGAACCAAGGTTACACGGGTGAAGAAATTTCAGAAATCATCCAGCTCCCTAAGTCATTAGAAGACAACTGGGCCACACGTGGTTATTACGGCACATTGCGTCATAACAGCCGTGCAGTTTATCAACGCTATATGGGTTGGTATACGGGTAATCCTTCTGACTTGAACAACCTGCCGCCAACCAATGCCGCTATTAAGTACGTTGAATATATGGGTGGAGAGAAAGCCATACTAGACAAAGCTAGAGAAGATTTTGCCAAAGGTAATTATCGTTGGGTTGCGGAGGTTCTTAAACATGTGGTATTTGCTAACCCAAACACCAAAGGAAAAGAGCTATTGGCTGATACTTACGAGCAGTTAGGGTACCAATCAGAATCTGGTCCATGGCGCTCTGTGTACCTACAAGGTGCCTACGAACTGCGTAACGGCACACCAGAAACTGGCGGGTTAACAACCGCGTCACCGGATATTATCCGAAACATGCCTCCAGAGATGCTGTTCGACTATCTATCCGTTCGAATCCTTCCAGAAAAAGCCGAAGGCATGAACTTCTCAATAAATATCGATTTCACTGATTTAGATGAGCAATACACACTAAGCATTGAGAACTCCGTGTTGAACTACTCTAAAATACTCATTGACGATCCTAGTGTCAGCCTGAAAATTTCAAAGGCCGTTCTAGATGATGTTCAAATTGGTAGCATTACGCTTGAGAAAGCCATTGCCGACGGTGACCTTGTCATCGATGGTGACGCAAGCAAATTCAAAGACTTTATTGGTATGCTGGATCAATTCAAGTTCTGGTTCAATATTGTCACACCGTAA
- a CDS encoding chalcone isomerase family protein, producing MKIWTLVLLLLTASVSASPISHLNKVGEGEMTYLFWTIYQAEFYRGVEQEKDNAMIVILAKDENEKALKIEYFKSISKRALIDATIDQWQHLGYRQNNIDKWAAPLERIWPDVEPGNTITIRVRKNGQSQFFFNDAPIGAIDSQDFGDAFLSIWLSENTSEPKLRQQLLGLNQ from the coding sequence ATGAAAATATGGACTCTAGTATTGCTACTGCTGACGGCGAGCGTATCGGCCTCTCCTATTAGCCATTTAAATAAAGTAGGTGAAGGTGAAATGACCTACCTGTTCTGGACAATTTATCAAGCCGAGTTTTACCGGGGTGTAGAACAGGAAAAAGACAATGCGATGATAGTGATTCTAGCAAAAGATGAAAATGAAAAAGCGCTTAAGATTGAATACTTTAAATCAATAAGTAAGCGGGCACTTATCGATGCGACTATCGACCAATGGCAACACTTAGGTTATCGACAGAACAACATAGACAAATGGGCCGCGCCACTTGAACGAATTTGGCCAGATGTGGAACCAGGCAACACCATTACTATTCGCGTGCGAAAAAATGGCCAGAGCCAGTTCTTCTTTAATGACGCACCGATAGGTGCGATAGATAGTCAAGATTTTGGGGATGCATTTCTTTCAATATGGTTATCGGAAAACACGTCAGAGCCGAAACTACGTCAACAATTATTGGGGCTTAATCAATGA
- a CDS encoding TRAP transporter large permease: MDIYLPIILLFVLFLLNVPIAFSLIASSLVYFLFLNTSIPVSLVMQRFISSASSFPLLAIPFFIMVGSIMNYAGISRSLLSFADSLIGHKVGGLAHVNVLLSTLMGGISGSANADAAMQSKILAPEMTKRGYDLPFTAAVTAASSSIAPVIPPGINLIIFALLANVSVHSMFIAGYVPAVLMAGSLIFTIAIISKKRGYKPSRSVPAPAKERFHFFAKAIPALFIPFGIILGMRFGLFTPTEAGAIAVLLCTIIGALIYRELKFRHIPMILKETIQGTSSVMFIIIGAMVFGYYMTLEQIPQNVASALIQLTDNKLILLLLINVLLLVVGMFIEGGAAMIILTPLLLPAVLNLGVNPVHFGVIVIVNIMIGGVTPPFGSMMFTVCSILKVRVADFVREVAPLLLALITVLMILTYSEGLVMFLPNLL, translated from the coding sequence GTGGACATTTATTTACCGATTATCCTCTTGTTTGTATTATTTTTATTGAATGTACCCATCGCGTTTTCATTAATCGCCTCGTCATTGGTCTACTTTCTTTTTCTTAATACGTCCATTCCAGTTAGCTTAGTGATGCAGCGATTTATATCCTCTGCTTCTTCTTTTCCTTTGTTGGCGATACCCTTTTTTATCATGGTTGGCTCAATCATGAACTACGCCGGAATCAGCCGAAGTTTGCTGTCCTTTGCAGATTCACTTATAGGACATAAAGTCGGTGGGTTAGCGCATGTGAACGTACTGCTTAGTACGTTGATGGGCGGCATATCAGGCTCTGCAAATGCCGATGCGGCGATGCAGTCAAAGATATTGGCACCAGAAATGACCAAACGTGGTTATGATCTCCCATTCACCGCAGCGGTAACGGCGGCGTCTTCGAGCATTGCACCTGTTATTCCACCGGGTATAAATCTGATTATCTTTGCATTGCTAGCAAACGTGTCTGTCCATTCCATGTTCATCGCTGGCTATGTGCCAGCGGTATTAATGGCCGGGTCATTAATCTTTACCATCGCCATTATTTCAAAAAAACGAGGCTATAAACCCTCTCGTTCAGTACCAGCACCTGCAAAAGAGCGCTTTCACTTTTTTGCCAAGGCCATCCCTGCTCTATTTATTCCTTTTGGCATCATTCTCGGCATGCGTTTTGGTCTATTTACACCAACGGAAGCAGGTGCTATCGCTGTTTTGCTATGCACTATAATAGGTGCATTAATCTACCGAGAATTAAAATTCCGTCATATTCCTATGATTCTGAAAGAGACCATTCAGGGCACAAGTAGTGTGATGTTCATCATTATTGGCGCGATGGTATTTGGTTATTACATGACCCTAGAGCAGATACCACAAAACGTGGCGTCCGCATTGATTCAACTAACGGATAACAAGCTAATACTGTTGCTATTAATTAATGTGCTACTTCTGGTTGTAGGTATGTTTATAGAAGGTGGTGCAGCAATGATTATATTAACGCCGTTGCTTCTACCTGCCGTACTTAACCTTGGTGTTAATCCGGTTCATTTTGGTGTCATTGTTATCGTAAATATCATGATTGGTGGTGTCACACCGCCATTCGGTTCCATGATGTTTACAGTATGCTCAATTCTGAAAGTACGGGTGGCCGATTTTGTTCGTGAAGTTGCGCCGCTGCTGCTTGCACTTATTACCGTGCTCATGATCCTGACCTACTCAGAAGGTTTGGTCATGTTTTTACCGAATTTGCTATAA
- a CDS encoding C4-dicarboxylate TRAP transporter substrate-binding protein has protein sequence MKKLLLGTVLTAATLFGYGVIGSETAMAASEKPVNINMSLVFTQNELLTKELIKVTDKIRTRTDGGVNIKVFPGGQLPVYKDNLEQVVNGADWIAVEDLSYLGDFVPDFAALAGPMLYNSYDEYLAMMKTDFVADLSAQVEKKGIKILTADYMFGFRHMITNKEIKSSADMKGMRIRVPGSQLFISTLASMGASPASLPFPETYAGVQQGVVDGLEGSILTMYSTKMYEVAKNMSFTKHFLGTVGLYISPKVWDKLTAEQQKIVMEELEAGAISNTSELVKLDEEYMNKLQDLGVTFNEVDTAEFGKLTADVYNQFPSWSKGIHATINGELEKIRASK, from the coding sequence ATGAAAAAGCTACTACTGGGTACTGTATTAACAGCAGCAACGCTGTTTGGATATGGCGTCATTGGGAGTGAAACCGCAATGGCGGCGTCAGAAAAACCAGTGAACATCAATATGAGCTTGGTGTTTACCCAAAACGAACTGCTAACAAAAGAGCTGATCAAGGTGACGGATAAGATCCGTACACGTACGGATGGTGGCGTTAATATTAAAGTATTCCCAGGTGGTCAATTACCGGTATACAAAGATAACCTAGAGCAGGTGGTGAATGGTGCCGATTGGATAGCGGTTGAAGATCTAAGCTACCTTGGCGATTTTGTGCCTGATTTTGCAGCGCTTGCCGGCCCAATGCTTTACAACTCTTACGATGAATATCTTGCCATGATGAAAACCGACTTTGTTGCTGACCTATCAGCTCAAGTTGAGAAAAAAGGCATAAAAATTCTAACCGCAGACTACATGTTCGGCTTCCGTCATATGATCACAAATAAAGAGATCAAATCTTCTGCTGATATGAAAGGCATGCGTATTCGTGTACCAGGAAGTCAACTGTTCATCAGTACACTCGCATCTATGGGCGCTTCTCCTGCTTCATTACCATTCCCAGAAACCTATGCTGGCGTTCAGCAAGGTGTTGTCGATGGTCTTGAAGGTTCAATCTTAACTATGTACTCAACTAAGATGTATGAAGTGGCAAAGAACATGTCATTTACTAAACACTTCTTAGGTACTGTTGGCCTATACATTTCACCAAAAGTTTGGGACAAGTTAACGGCTGAACAACAAAAAATTGTGATGGAAGAGCTAGAAGCTGGTGCGATTTCGAATACCAGCGAATTAGTGAAACTTGATGAAGAGTACATGAACAAACTTCAAGACTTAGGCGTAACATTCAACGAAGTTGATACAGCTGAATTCGGTAAGCTAACCGCTGACGTGTATAACCAGTTCCCATCATGGAGCAAAGGTATTCACGCAACGATTAATGGCGAACTGGAGAAAATCCGCGCTAGCAAATAG
- a CDS encoding DUF3833 domain-containing protein translates to MKILTIFSLVLLLTACGSASLEEHKNTTPELKLEQFFDGELKAYGMVLDRSGNLLRRFNVKLLASWQGDEGEIKEWFEFDDGEKSTRIWQLKKLGDNQYQGTAGDVVGIANGKTEGSALYWEYELEIPVDGTIYEVTLDDWMFMIDEKRLFNKTDMSKWGFHVGEVILYIEKL, encoded by the coding sequence ATGAAGATATTGACCATTTTTTCTCTCGTACTGTTACTTACTGCATGCGGCAGTGCCAGTTTAGAGGAACACAAAAACACCACTCCAGAGCTGAAGTTAGAACAATTTTTTGATGGAGAGCTTAAAGCCTATGGCATGGTGTTAGATCGTTCGGGAAACCTATTGCGCCGTTTCAACGTTAAACTTCTCGCGTCATGGCAGGGAGATGAAGGGGAAATAAAGGAGTGGTTTGAGTTTGATGATGGTGAGAAGTCGACGCGTATTTGGCAACTGAAAAAACTTGGAGATAATCAATATCAAGGTACAGCAGGTGATGTGGTCGGTATTGCGAATGGCAAAACGGAAGGGTCGGCTCTCTACTGGGAATACGAATTAGAGATACCTGTGGATGGCACGATCTATGAAGTTACTTTAGACGATTGGATGTTTATGATTGATGAAAAGCGATTGTTCAATAAGACGGATATGTCTAAATGGGGCTTTCATGTCGGCGAAGTGATCCTTTATATTGAAAAGTTATAA
- a CDS encoding HAD family hydrolase has translation MKSVTNQLTKEWKTVSWVLTDVDDTLTWQGKLPPETLIALNNLQQAGIKVVAVTGACAGWCDHIAQLWPVDAVLGENGAFILEKKDNYLTIKADVKLDELKHLQDKLKHQVLEILKDYPDLNLTLDQSYRLCEVSIDIGQNCPKVSDVIIEEVVSKITALGAHATASSIHINAWYGEHSKKVTSLRFLNEKGLTDADILSHCCYVGDSLNDQHMFATLPNSVGVANLSHYWDKLISPPPVMMTKPGGYGFAEFAQQLLQLKGFT, from the coding sequence ATGAAATCGGTAACGAATCAGCTAACCAAAGAATGGAAAACGGTAAGCTGGGTCCTAACAGACGTCGATGATACATTGACTTGGCAAGGCAAGCTTCCCCCAGAGACCTTAATTGCACTCAACAACTTACAGCAGGCGGGTATAAAAGTTGTTGCCGTAACAGGCGCTTGTGCTGGTTGGTGTGACCACATTGCTCAACTTTGGCCTGTAGACGCAGTACTGGGTGAAAACGGGGCATTTATATTAGAGAAAAAAGACAATTATCTTACTATCAAAGCCGATGTGAAGTTAGATGAGTTAAAACACCTGCAGGATAAATTAAAACATCAGGTGTTGGAAATTTTAAAGGATTATCCAGATCTCAATTTGACGCTTGATCAATCTTACCGTCTATGCGAAGTATCCATCGATATAGGGCAAAACTGTCCTAAAGTAAGCGACGTCATTATTGAGGAAGTCGTTTCCAAAATAACGGCATTGGGTGCTCATGCAACCGCCAGTTCTATCCACATTAACGCGTGGTATGGCGAGCATTCCAAAAAAGTGACCTCGTTACGTTTCCTCAACGAGAAGGGATTAACCGATGCAGATATCCTCTCTCACTGCTGTTATGTTGGCGACTCACTCAATGACCAACATATGTTTGCAACCCTACCCAACAGTGTCGGGGTTGCTAATCTTTCCCATTACTGGGACAAATTGATATCGCCTCCTCCTGTCATGATGACAAAACCAGGAGGCTATGGTTTCGCTGAATTTGCACAACAACTTTTGCAATTAAAAGGATTTACCTAG
- a CDS encoding glycerophosphodiester phosphodiesterase family protein: protein MIVGHRGAAALAPENTLAGITKAAEVGIHWIEIDTQLTADNVPVIFHDENLERCTNGTGKLASLTLDELKQLDAGSWFGKSFRNETIPTLEEALQTCLDNDLNMNLELKIHHNEQVALLAEKVAEIIKFFGFPYDRLLLSSFSLSALELCQSLLPEIRRGYITEEKSIDYLDNVRPLDLYSVHVDQKILTSDMAKSITDEGYVLNIWTLNDPEKITTFTQMKVKNIITDNPELF, encoded by the coding sequence ATGATTGTTGGTCATCGTGGTGCAGCGGCTCTGGCTCCAGAAAATACACTCGCTGGAATTACAAAAGCAGCTGAAGTTGGTATTCATTGGATAGAAATAGATACCCAATTAACCGCTGATAATGTTCCGGTGATATTTCATGATGAAAATTTGGAACGTTGCACTAACGGAACAGGAAAACTCGCTTCTTTAACACTTGATGAACTGAAGCAACTTGACGCAGGTAGTTGGTTTGGTAAGTCATTCAGAAACGAAACCATTCCGACATTGGAAGAGGCGTTACAAACCTGTTTAGATAACGACCTAAATATGAACCTAGAGTTGAAGATTCACCATAACGAGCAGGTGGCACTTTTGGCTGAAAAAGTGGCTGAAATCATTAAGTTTTTCGGTTTTCCATATGACAGGCTGCTACTATCCAGTTTCTCCTTGAGTGCTTTGGAATTGTGTCAGTCATTATTGCCGGAGATACGTCGGGGTTATATTACGGAAGAAAAATCCATTGATTATCTGGATAACGTGAGGCCGTTGGATCTTTATAGTGTCCATGTGGACCAAAAAATCCTAACGAGTGATATGGCGAAATCGATCACAGACGAAGGGTATGTTCTCAATATATGGACACTCAATGATCCGGAAAAAATAACCACGTTTACACAAATGAAGGTAAAGAACATTATCACGGATAACCCGGAACTTTTTTAA
- a CDS encoding DeoR/GlpR family DNA-binding transcription regulator, whose product MELTFRQQEIIGYLKQHSDVQIDELSTMFAVTTQTIRRDVNSLCEQGLARRVHGGLSLPANLTNTTYQFRREVESDIKIAIGQEVAKQIPEGSTVIMGIGTSVTYVAEFLTGLKALRVITNNLQVARIFENNPNVEVYLCGGLVRCDHQDVVGHSVLRFFGDFEADIGIIGCGSITPNLSAMEHEPQEAEISKAILANSRQSWLLADASKWGRFASVKVANLTSFSRIYTNKTGLPSDLPIYSSDASDGV is encoded by the coding sequence ATGGAACTGACCTTTCGACAGCAGGAAATAATTGGTTATCTCAAACAACACAGTGATGTTCAGATCGATGAACTATCAACTATGTTTGCGGTTACCACACAAACAATACGTCGAGATGTCAATTCATTGTGCGAGCAGGGTTTAGCTCGGCGAGTGCATGGTGGACTTAGCTTGCCTGCAAATCTGACGAACACGACCTACCAGTTTCGCAGGGAAGTGGAATCCGATATCAAAATAGCGATTGGCCAAGAAGTGGCAAAACAGATCCCTGAAGGCTCTACAGTAATAATGGGTATTGGTACGTCGGTAACCTACGTGGCAGAGTTTTTGACTGGGTTGAAGGCGCTTAGGGTGATTACCAATAACTTGCAAGTGGCCAGAATCTTTGAAAATAACCCGAACGTTGAAGTGTATCTATGTGGCGGTTTGGTGCGCTGTGATCATCAAGATGTGGTTGGTCATAGTGTTTTAAGGTTCTTTGGTGATTTTGAAGCCGACATAGGTATCATTGGTTGCGGCTCAATAACGCCAAACCTGTCGGCTATGGAGCATGAACCCCAAGAAGCAGAGATTTCAAAAGCGATTCTTGCCAATTCCCGACAAAGTTGGTTGCTGGCTGATGCAAGTAAATGGGGTCGCTTTGCTTCGGTAAAAGTGGCAAACCTTACTTCCTTTTCTCGTATTTATACCAACAAAACCGGTTTACCATCCGATCTTCCGATTTATTCATCGGATGCTTCTGACGGTGTTTAG
- a CDS encoding VOC family protein has translation MLLGITLGSNDLTKAGIFYDQLLATLNMVRTMEEEDEIGYGPEGEPSCFWILIPFNKHAATSGNGIQVTFKAASNEMVEEFHRVALAFGGTDEGAPGYRYRPDYFGAYCRDLDGNKLHVMHEPNLARQ, from the coding sequence ATGTTATTAGGTATCACCCTTGGCTCCAACGACCTTACTAAAGCGGGTATTTTTTATGACCAACTTTTGGCGACGCTCAATATGGTACGTACCATGGAAGAAGAAGATGAAATTGGTTACGGGCCAGAAGGCGAACCAAGCTGCTTTTGGATATTGATACCGTTTAATAAACACGCCGCAACGAGCGGGAATGGAATACAAGTCACCTTTAAAGCGGCCAGTAATGAAATGGTAGAAGAGTTCCATCGTGTCGCGTTAGCTTTCGGCGGTACAGATGAAGGGGCTCCGGGGTATCGCTACCGACCAGATTATTTTGGAGCGTATTGTCGTGATTTAGATGGCAATAAATTGCACGTGATGCATGAACCAAACCTCGCAAGACAATAG